The nucleotide sequence CTGCTGCAGCTCGACCCCGACATGGCGCCGGGCCAGATCCAGGATATCGCGTTGCAGGTCGAGGAAGCCTCCAGTCGAGCGGCGGCGCTCACGCGGCAACTTCTCGCTTTCAGCCGCCGCCAACGCATCAGCTTGGTCGACTTGGATTTCAACACCATGGTGGGCGATTTTACGCGAATCCTGGGACGTCTGTTGGGTTCAGGCGTCGAAATGGAGCTGCAACTGACTTCGGCCCCGCTGCCCGTGCTGGGGGACGCGGGGATGTTGGAGCAAGTCATCATGAATCTCGCGGTGAATGCTCGGGACGCCATGCCGAAAGGTGGGCGGGTGTCCCTCCGGTCCGAGCGAATCAAGGGCGAGCCCGACGCCGATGGGGTGACGCAGGAATTCGCCCAGCTCAGTTTTTCCGATAACGGCCCCGGTATTCCCAGTGCGATTGCGGAGCATATTTTCGAACCGTTTTACACCACGAAGGAAGTGGGCAGCGGCACCGGTCTGGGCCTGTCGACGGCGCACGGGATCATCGAACAGCACGGCGGCACGCTCCGGGTCGAAAGCATCGTGGGAGAAGGCACTGTATTCATAATCAAGATACCCCTGGCGAAGGCAGCGGCTCCGCCCGTCGCGGACACCGGTTCCCCCAAGCTCACCCCGAAATCGGTGGAGCAGAGCAGCACCGGCACCATTCTGTTGGTGGACGACGATCGCAACGTGTTGGAGGTGGCGAAACACCTGTTGCAATATCAGGGGTTTCAGGTCGAAACCGCGGAATCCGGTGAGGCAGCCGTCGCTCGCTGGCCGGAGATCGCCGAACGCATCGACATTCTACTTACCGACATGATGATGCCGGGAGAAATTCTGGGCGGAGATCTGGGCCGACGGCTCCTGGCCGAGAAGCCGGATCTGCGGGTGATCTACATGAGCGGAGACAGTGACAATGCCGCGCATCAGAACGTCGAATTGGTGGAGGACGTGAATTTCCTGCCCAAGCCATTTTCGTATGAACGCCTGCGCGACATCCTGCGTTGAGCCGCGGGGCGCCGTTGGTGGAACTTCCTGATGGGGGAGATTGCGGAGCCGCCGCTGTTTTAGTCTAAGTATATTCTTCTTGTGGGGCGGATTGACTCCGGCAGAAAACCAGATGAAGGTATTCCCGTTCCCGCTTAGCGGGGACTTTTTTGGGGTAACTAAGAAAGCAAATGGCCGGTCACTTAGGGGTAGGTGGCCGGCCAACTTCTTTTACGAGGCGAAAGGGTTCCCGAGAGGACCACTCGCAGGACCCGGATCAACTGTCTCGCTGCTTCTTGACCGAACCCGACGGGCAATCGCCGTGGGTTTTTGTTGCGCCGTGGGGGACAATCTAATCGCTCGAATGGTGGATTTCATTGCGCAGGACCCGAATGTCGCCCGAGGGCAAAGCTGACAGGATGCCGAAACTTTCGCAACGACTGCTCGGGTTTTTGATTTTGTGGTGGATCGGGACGTCGGCCGCGTGGGCGGCGGGGCCGGGACTGACCGCTGTGACGTTGCAGTTAAAATGGAAACACCAGTTTCAATTCGCGGGATACTATGCCGCGATTGAGCAAGGCTTCTACGAAGAGGAGGGGTTGTCGGTCACCTTGCGCGAGCCCGAAGTCGGAGAGGATACGGCGGCGGCGGTCTTGGAGGGCAAGGCTCAGTTCGGCGTGGCGGCGTCCGATCTCGTATTGATGGCAGGCCAGGGGAAGCCGGTGATCGCGCTCGCCGCCATTCTGCAACATTCGCCGCTGGTGTTCGTATCGCGGGCCGATGCCGGTGTGACCTCGGTGCATGATCTGGCGGGTCGGAAGCTCATGCTGGAGAAACACGCCGAGGAGTTGGTCGCTTACCTTTGGTTTGAAGGCATCGCGCGCGACCAACTGGAACTCGTGCCTCATGTCTTCAGTCCACAGCCCTTGATCGGTGGTGAGGTTGACGCGATGTCGGGCTATGCGACCGATGAAGTGTTTTTGTTGGAGCAGGCGGGATTCGATTACCTCACATTCACGCCGCGTTCCGGAGGCATCGATTTTTACGGTGACGTGTTGTTCACGACCGCGGCTGAGATCGACGCCCATCCCGATCGCGTCGCCAGATTTCGGGCGGCGTCGTTGCGGGGATGGCGTTACGCCCTCGACCACGTCGACGAGATGGTGGAGTTGATTTTCACCCAATACAGTCAGCGGCACAGTCGCGAGCACCTGCGTTTTGAAGCGGAAGCGATGCGTAAACTCATCCTGCCCGACGTCGTGGAGCTGGGTTACCAGAATCCCGGCCGGTGGCACCATATTGCCGCCACGTATCATCGCCTGGGGTTGGTTGGGGAGAACGTGCCGGTGGAGGCCATGATATACGCGCCGGATGCATCGCCGGATCTGACGCGGCTTTATGGCGCGCTCGCGATTGCTGGGTTGGTGATCGGCCTGTTGGTCGCAGTGATTTGGCGCTTCGTGCAACTCAACCGCAGAGTGAATGAACAGGCGGCCTCGTTGCGCGGGGCGCTCGGAGAAATCAAAGAGTTACGCGGGATCATCCCCATCTGTGCGGGATGCAAAAAAATCCGCAACGACGAGGGGTATTGGGATCAGGTGGAGATCTACATCGAGGAGCACACCCGGGCGGAGTTCACGCACGGTATCTGTGAAGACTGCATGAAACGGTTGTATCCGGAGGTCCGCGCAGATCCGAAGTGGGACGCATGAGGGTTTCGTTCCAGCGGCGTCGCGGGCCGATCGATTCAGCGCGATCGTCGGATTCCCGCCGCGGCGCGTGGTCCCCCGGCGACGGGTATTTCCATCAACTGATGGGCACCTGTTCGGTGCATTCGAGGCCGTGACCTTCCAGGCCGACGAGTTTGCGGGGGTGGTTGGTGAGCAGACGAATTTTGCCCAGGCCGAGCGTGCGGAGGATTTGGGCGCCGATGCCGTAGTCCCGGAAATCCATCGAGGAGACGGGTTTGGTATCGGGAGTCGGGAACAACGTTTCCCACGTTTGCGAAGGCTGCATGTAGAGCACGGCCCCCGATCCGGCGGCGGCGATCTGTTTCAGGCTCGCCTGCACGAGGTCGAACTCGGCGCGGTCACTTTGTTCCTTGAATACGTCCGTCAACGGATTGGCGCTGTGCACGCGGACGAGATTGGGTTCGTCGGCGCGGATGGAGCCGAGGGTCAGTGCCAGATGGCGGCGTTGGTCGAGACGACTGCGGAACACGTGCGCGTTAAACGTGCCGTGCGGGGTCTCGATGGATGATTCGGCGAGCTTTTCCACCAGCGAGTCTCGTTCGAGGCGGTAGGCAATCAGTTGCTGGACCGAGATCATGACCAGTCCGAACTTCTCCTTGAACGCGATCAGCTGGGGCAGGCGTTGCATCGTGCCGTCGTCATTGACGAGTTCGCACAACACGCCGCTCGGATCGAGCCCGGCGAGCGTGGCCAGGTCGACGGCCGCTTCGGTGTGACCGGCGCGTTCCAACACGCCGCCGGGGCGGGCGCGGAGGGGAAACACGTGGCCGGGCTGGACCAAGTCGGCGGCGGTCGACGTAGGCTCGGCCAAAAGGCGGATCGCGATGGAACGGTCGTAGGCGCTCACGCCGGTGCTGATGCCGTTGCTGGCATCGACGCTCACGGCGAAATCGGTGCGCTGCACCTCGCGATTGCGTGCGGTCATGGGGCCTAGTCCGAGCCGGTCGAGGCGGGCGCCCGTGGTGGGCACGCACACGATGCCACTGCCGTAGCGGATCATCATGTTGACGGTCTCCGGCGTGGCCTTGGAGGCGGCCATAATCAGGTCGCCCTCGTTTTCGCGGTTTTCGTCGTCGGTGACGATGATCAGTTTGCCGGCGGCGACAGCGGCGATGGCTTCTTCAACAGTATCAAAGGACATAGTAAAATGGATGAGCTAGCAGGAACCGGAAACCGACTTCGCGCAAGCGATGCGGCGAGCGTGGGGCAATTCATCCGGGTGGGGCAACGGGGTTGTGACGCGGGTGGTGGCGCTCAAAGGTGGCCCCGGCGGAAGTCGCGGGGCGTGCAGTGGCAGCCTTCGCGAAAGGCCTGGTTGAAGCGACTTATCGAGTTGAAGCCCGATGCCAGGGCGATTTCCGCGATGGAGGCGTCGGTGGTGACGAGCAGGCGCTGGGCGTGCGAAACGCGGTGCTGGGTCAGGCATTTGATCAAGGTGGTGCCGAAAACGCGCTGAAAAAGATTCATCGCGTAGTTGGGGTGCAGTTTCACGTGATCAGCGATGTCCTGAACGCCGATTTCGTGGGGGTATTTTTGGGCGATGAATGCCGCCATCTGCTCAACCCGGTTGAGCCGAATGCCCGTCATGTGGAGAGACCGTTGGGGCACGGTGCGCTGCACGCGGTGGGCGAGGCGGGTCAGGCGAGCTTGGATTTCGAGCAGGACCACGTGTTCGGTCTCGGGATCATTGCTTTCCAGATCGCTCTCCCATTGCGCGAAACGTGCCCGGTCGGTTTCCTGTTTTGCACCCAATGCTTCGCTGACCACGCGACCTTGCATCAAGGCTTGAGCGAAGGTTTCGGGCATGCGCCATTGCAGGAACCACGGCAGGGGGACGGTGACGACGTAGTAGGCGACGTCGGGGCTGAACGACAGGATTTGATGCGGAACGGCGGCCCAAAAGGCGCTCAGGTGTCCTGCGGTGATTTCGATTTGTGAGCCCCCGAGCAAGTAAACGACGGATCCGCTCAGCATGAGGTTCAGTTCGATTTCGTTGTGCTGGTCCGGGCGCCGCATGGGCGACGGCTGCCAGTGCACGCAGGTCAGGCCGTAGGGCGAGAACGTGGCCCGCGAGGGATCGAAGGAACGGGGTGGTGGAGTCGAACGCATGGTCGGAATGGCCGCGAATCGTTCAGCCGAAAAATCTTAGAATTACGGCAATAAATGAGGGAAACAAGGAGGAGTGCTAAGAAAATATCTGGTATCCTAAGGGTGCCCATTCCTCTCTTCCTCGCCCGAGCTCGATCTCCGCCGCCATACTGGCTTTCTTCAGGCGAGTCCGTTGCACTCCACTATACCCCTACCGGCCGACTGCCATCTGATGCTTGGCCGACCTTCCTTTTATGAAATCGAAAACCCCCTGGCTGCTTCTTATCACCGCGTTGTTATGGGTGTCCGCATTGCCCGCGTCCGCCGTTTCCCGTGCGAAACCCCGGGTGTTGGTTCTCACCGACATGGGGGCCGATCCTGACGACGAGCAGTCGCTCGTGCGGCTCCTGCTCTACGCCAATCAGCTCGATATCGAGGGTATTGTCGCCACGACCTCCTGCTGGCAACGCAACCGCATTCGGCCCGACTTCATCCATACGATTCTTGATGCCTACGAACAGGTGCAGCCCAACTTGTTGCAGCACGAACCGGGTTACCCCACCGCCGATGCGTTGCGCGCCATCACCAAGGACGGCATACCCAAATACGGGATGACGGGTGTGGGTGAAGGCATGAATACGGCAGGCTCCGACTGGATCATCGAATTGCTGGAAAAGGACGATGACCGACCGCTGTGGATTTCGGTCTGGGGTGGTCCCAATGTGCTGGCGCAGGCGTTGTATGAACTCGACCGCACGCGGTCGGCCGAGGAGCTGCGGCGTCTGGTGGCAAAGCT is from Synoicihabitans lomoniglobus and encodes:
- a CDS encoding response regulator, whose protein sequence is MESFKQSARAIEILLVEDSPTDRMFALDALRGARLANIVHVVEDGDEAMRFLHREGKYQGVSTPNLILLDLNLPKKDGHEVLEEIKNDPLLRLIPVVVLTTSKSDEDVLKAYGMHANSYIQKPVDFDKFTAIARSLEAFWFEVVTLPSSTEIKPTLAPNAISADPTASAHSIDISRPWKVLVVEDSPSDAVQVKTALLGSKTIDFQVKIVDNVADAVAELDAQKYDAVLSDLELPDSDATETVARICRSSGNAPVIVLTLIDDDSLGADLVTQGAADYYVKGQISPNSLARTIRYAVERRSFESHLRHSQRMESLGVLAGGVAHDFNNLLTVIRGNAQLLQLDPDMAPGQIQDIALQVEEASSRAAALTRQLLAFSRRQRISLVDLDFNTMVGDFTRILGRLLGSGVEMELQLTSAPLPVLGDAGMLEQVIMNLAVNARDAMPKGGRVSLRSERIKGEPDADGVTQEFAQLSFSDNGPGIPSAIAEHIFEPFYTTKEVGSGTGLGLSTAHGIIEQHGGTLRVESIVGEGTVFIIKIPLAKAAAPPVADTGSPKLTPKSVEQSSTGTILLVDDDRNVLEVAKHLLQYQGFQVETAESGEAAVARWPEIAERIDILLTDMMMPGEILGGDLGRRLLAEKPDLRVIYMSGDSDNAAHQNVELVEDVNFLPKPFSYERLRDILR
- a CDS encoding ABC transporter substrate-binding protein encodes the protein MPKLSQRLLGFLILWWIGTSAAWAAGPGLTAVTLQLKWKHQFQFAGYYAAIEQGFYEEEGLSVTLREPEVGEDTAAAVLEGKAQFGVAASDLVLMAGQGKPVIALAAILQHSPLVFVSRADAGVTSVHDLAGRKLMLEKHAEELVAYLWFEGIARDQLELVPHVFSPQPLIGGEVDAMSGYATDEVFLLEQAGFDYLTFTPRSGGIDFYGDVLFTTAAEIDAHPDRVARFRAASLRGWRYALDHVDEMVELIFTQYSQRHSREHLRFEAEAMRKLILPDVVELGYQNPGRWHHIAATYHRLGLVGENVPVEAMIYAPDASPDLTRLYGALAIAGLVIGLLVAVIWRFVQLNRRVNEQAASLRGALGEIKELRGIIPICAGCKKIRNDEGYWDQVEIYIEEHTRAEFTHGICEDCMKRLYPEVRADPKWDA
- the ribB gene encoding 3,4-dihydroxy-2-butanone-4-phosphate synthase; this encodes MSFDTVEEAIAAVAAGKLIIVTDDENRENEGDLIMAASKATPETVNMMIRYGSGIVCVPTTGARLDRLGLGPMTARNREVQRTDFAVSVDASNGISTGVSAYDRSIAIRLLAEPTSTAADLVQPGHVFPLRARPGGVLERAGHTEAAVDLATLAGLDPSGVLCELVNDDGTMQRLPQLIAFKEKFGLVMISVQQLIAYRLERDSLVEKLAESSIETPHGTFNAHVFRSRLDQRRHLALTLGSIRADEPNLVRVHSANPLTDVFKEQSDRAEFDLVQASLKQIAAAGSGAVLYMQPSQTWETLFPTPDTKPVSSMDFRDYGIGAQILRTLGLGKIRLLTNHPRKLVGLEGHGLECTEQVPIS
- a CDS encoding helix-turn-helix domain-containing protein; translation: MRSTPPPRSFDPSRATFSPYGLTCVHWQPSPMRRPDQHNEIELNLMLSGSVVYLLGGSQIEITAGHLSAFWAAVPHQILSFSPDVAYYVVTVPLPWFLQWRMPETFAQALMQGRVVSEALGAKQETDRARFAQWESDLESNDPETEHVVLLEIQARLTRLAHRVQRTVPQRSLHMTGIRLNRVEQMAAFIAQKYPHEIGVQDIADHVKLHPNYAMNLFQRVFGTTLIKCLTQHRVSHAQRLLVTTDASIAEIALASGFNSISRFNQAFREGCHCTPRDFRRGHL